Proteins found in one Desertifilum tharense IPPAS B-1220 genomic segment:
- a CDS encoding heme-copper oxidase subunit III — MQGSTVDSGQTALNYQTEAIASGHHGEHPDHRIFGVIMFLVAESMIFLGLFAAYLTFKLNTPDWRPEGESELELLLPGINTLILIASSFVLHQGDSAIKKNNQAGLRIWFGATALMGAVFLCGQIYEYFHLPFGLKSNLFASTFYVLTGFHGLHVLFGLLLILGVLWRSRKSDHYNSEHHFGVEAAELYWHFVDVVWIVLFTLLYLL; from the coding sequence ATGCAAGGTTCAACGGTTGACTCTGGTCAAACAGCCCTGAATTATCAGACAGAAGCGATCGCATCCGGTCATCATGGAGAGCATCCCGATCATCGCATTTTCGGCGTCATCATGTTTTTGGTCGCAGAATCGATGATTTTCTTGGGCTTGTTTGCCGCTTACTTAACCTTTAAGCTCAATACTCCCGATTGGCGTCCCGAAGGAGAATCGGAACTCGAACTCTTGCTTCCGGGAATTAACACGCTGATTCTGATTGCGAGTAGCTTTGTGCTGCACCAAGGGGATAGCGCCATTAAGAAAAATAACCAAGCCGGGTTGCGGATTTGGTTCGGCGCAACGGCGCTGATGGGGGCGGTGTTCCTCTGCGGCCAGATTTATGAGTATTTTCACCTTCCCTTTGGACTGAAAAGCAACCTCTTCGCGAGTACCTTTTACGTCTTAACGGGGTTCCACGGCTTGCACGTTTTGTTTGGACTGCTCTTGATTTTGGGCGTCCTGTGGCGATCGCGCAAATCCGACCATTATAATAGCGAGCATCATTTTGGCGTGGAAGCAGCGGAGCTGTACTGGCACTTTGTTGATGTGGTGTGGATCGTGCTGTTTACGCTGCTCTATTTGCTTTAA
- a CDS encoding aldo/keto reductase, protein MKTQQLGNTGIQVSAIGLGGMPLSLSDRPSEADAIAVIHKALDLGITFIDTADSYCKDESDKHHNERLIYKALQQYSGDRSQVKVATKGGLMRPQGSWTRNGNPQHLRQTIDESYEALGGAKPIDLWQYHAPDPEYAIEESLAPVKEAVEAGKIHYVGVSNFSVEQIQRARDVVEIVSVQNQYNPWHRQPETDGTLAYCEREGLTFLPWSPLGGSRRVKSLSYFSILTELAKEKGVSPHNIVLAWLRAKSPCILPIPGASKISSIENSVKTLEVSLTPSEIEQIDRDTTD, encoded by the coding sequence ATGAAAACTCAACAACTCGGAAACACTGGAATTCAGGTGAGTGCTATAGGTTTGGGAGGAATGCCGCTTTCTTTAAGCGATCGCCCCAGCGAAGCCGATGCGATCGCCGTTATTCACAAAGCCCTCGATCTCGGTATCACCTTCATCGACACCGCCGACTCTTACTGCAAAGACGAATCCGACAAACACCACAACGAACGCCTGATCTACAAAGCCCTTCAGCAATATTCTGGCGATCGCAGCCAGGTGAAGGTTGCCACCAAAGGCGGTTTAATGCGTCCTCAAGGCAGTTGGACGCGCAACGGCAATCCCCAGCACCTGCGTCAGACCATTGACGAAAGCTACGAGGCGCTAGGCGGCGCAAAACCGATCGATTTGTGGCAATACCATGCCCCCGATCCGGAATATGCCATTGAAGAATCCCTCGCCCCCGTCAAGGAAGCCGTAGAAGCCGGTAAAATTCACTATGTCGGCGTTTCCAACTTCTCCGTAGAACAAATCCAACGCGCCCGCGACGTGGTAGAAATCGTTTCAGTCCAAAATCAGTACAACCCCTGGCATCGCCAACCTGAAACTGATGGTACCCTAGCCTACTGCGAGCGAGAAGGCTTAACCTTTCTCCCCTGGAGTCCTTTGGGAGGAAGCCGTCGCGTCAAAAGCCTCTCCTATTTCTCAATCCTGACAGAGTTAGCCAAGGAAAAGGGCGTTTCACCCCATAATATTGTCCTGGCTTGGTTGCGGGCAAAGTCACCTTGCATCCTCCCCATTCCCGGCGCGAGTAAAATTTCCAGTATCGAGAACTCTGTCAAAACCCTAGAAGTTAGCTTAACCCCCTCCGAAATCGAACAAATCGATCGCGATACCACCGACTAA
- a CDS encoding hemolysin family protein has protein sequence MSSLSVEILVIVLLVVANGIFAMSEIAIISSRKARLQELINQGNLKARTALDLANTPNRFLSTVQVGITLVGIFAGAFGGATLSESLARELQRVPMFRPYAQALSFSLVVIGITYLSLIVGELVPKRLALNSPEEIATLVARPMSFLSAIASPIVHLLSASTEMVLRMLGINPAAPLPSVTEEELKILIQQGTEAGTFEAAEQEMVERVLRLGDRRLSSIMTPRPEIVWLDLNEPLEVNRQKIITSVHTRFPVCQGSPDEVLGVVQVTDLLASCLANQPLDLTVSLRQPLFVPEGTRALKVLELFKKTGTHIALAVDEYGVIQGLVTLNDILEAIVGDMPSSHEPEESGFTQREDGSWLVDGMISIEKLKAFFRLPELPGEQRGNYHTLGGFVVTYLGHIPTAAVHFEWGGFRFEVMDMDGNRVDKVLVMPVPTTAPNSNGQL, from the coding sequence ATGTCTTCCCTTAGCGTCGAAATTCTAGTCATTGTGCTGTTGGTTGTGGCGAATGGCATTTTTGCCATGTCAGAAATTGCGATTATTTCTTCGCGCAAAGCGCGGCTTCAAGAACTGATTAACCAAGGTAATCTCAAAGCACGCACGGCTTTAGACCTCGCCAATACTCCCAACCGCTTTCTATCCACCGTTCAAGTTGGGATCACCTTAGTGGGCATTTTTGCAGGAGCCTTCGGGGGAGCCACCCTATCAGAGTCCCTCGCCAGAGAATTGCAGCGCGTTCCGATGTTTCGACCCTACGCCCAGGCTCTCAGCTTTAGTTTAGTCGTGATTGGGATTACCTACTTATCGCTAATCGTCGGCGAATTGGTTCCCAAACGGCTCGCCTTAAACAGTCCCGAAGAAATTGCCACCCTAGTAGCGCGTCCGATGTCATTCCTTTCAGCGATCGCTTCCCCGATCGTACATCTGTTGAGCGCTTCTACAGAAATGGTGTTGCGAATGCTGGGAATTAACCCCGCCGCGCCTCTCCCCTCCGTCACCGAAGAAGAACTCAAAATCCTCATCCAGCAAGGAACAGAAGCCGGAACCTTTGAAGCCGCCGAACAAGAAATGGTCGAACGAGTTTTGCGTTTAGGCGATCGCCGTTTAAGCTCTATTATGACCCCCAGACCCGAAATCGTCTGGCTCGATCTCAACGAACCCCTCGAAGTTAACCGCCAAAAAATTATTACCAGCGTTCACACCCGCTTCCCCGTCTGTCAGGGAAGTCCCGATGAAGTCTTAGGCGTCGTACAAGTCACCGACTTACTCGCGAGTTGCTTGGCGAACCAACCCCTAGACTTAACCGTTAGCCTGCGCCAACCCCTGTTTGTGCCAGAAGGAACGCGAGCGCTTAAAGTATTAGAGTTATTCAAAAAAACAGGCACCCATATCGCCTTAGCCGTAGATGAATACGGCGTCATTCAAGGCTTAGTTACGCTCAATGATATTTTAGAGGCGATCGTGGGCGATATGCCCTCTAGCCACGAACCCGAAGAATCGGGATTTACTCAACGCGAGGATGGTTCCTGGTTAGTCGATGGTATGATTTCCATTGAAAAATTAAAAGCCTTTTTTCGCTTACCCGAACTCCCCGGAGAACAGCGCGGAAACTATCACACCCTTGGCGGTTTTGTCGTTACCTATTTAGGTCACATTCCCACCGCCGCCGTCCATTTTGAGTGGGGAGGGTTTCGCTTTGAAGTCATGGATATGGATGGGAACCGCGTCGATAAGGTTTTAGTGATGCCAGTTCCCACCACTGCGCCGAACAGTAACGGTCAACTCTAG
- a CDS encoding heme o synthase, which produces MHETIGISSPQPKLLQVIRDYYLLTKPRIIPLLLITTAASMWIASQGQVDPILLLVTLLGGTLAAASAQTLNCIYDLDIDYAMERTRKRPLPSGRVQPRNALIFAIVLAILSFTLLTVFANLLAALLALSGIAFYMVIYTHLLKRHSTQNIVIGGAAGAIPPLVGWAAVTGDLSWTPWLLFALIFLWTPPHFWALALMIRDDYAKVGVPMLPVVEGEEATTQQIWLYSLIVVPVSLILIYPLGSAGIVYGLIAVILGIFFLQKAWLLLQNPTDKQLAKSLFKYSILYLMLLCTGMVIDSLPMTHEVVSACSDRFGMIVSAIPNA; this is translated from the coding sequence ATGCATGAAACGATTGGGATTTCTTCTCCCCAACCCAAACTGCTGCAAGTTATCCGCGATTACTATTTACTCACCAAACCCCGAATTATCCCCTTATTACTGATTACCACCGCCGCTAGCATGTGGATTGCCTCCCAAGGTCAAGTCGATCCCATCCTCCTGCTAGTGACGCTTCTCGGCGGAACCCTAGCGGCCGCATCTGCACAAACCCTCAACTGCATTTACGATCTAGACATCGATTATGCAATGGAGCGCACGCGCAAGCGTCCCTTACCTTCAGGACGGGTGCAACCGCGCAATGCTCTAATTTTTGCGATTGTTTTAGCCATCCTTTCCTTTACCCTACTCACCGTATTTGCCAACCTGTTAGCGGCTTTGCTGGCGCTATCGGGGATCGCCTTTTATATGGTGATTTACACTCACCTCCTCAAACGGCATAGTACCCAAAATATTGTCATTGGCGGCGCAGCCGGAGCCATTCCGCCCCTAGTCGGATGGGCTGCGGTCACGGGTGATTTAAGCTGGACGCCGTGGTTATTATTTGCCTTAATTTTTCTGTGGACGCCGCCTCATTTCTGGGCCTTAGCGCTGATGATTCGCGACGACTACGCCAAAGTTGGCGTCCCCATGTTACCCGTTGTGGAAGGGGAAGAAGCAACCACCCAGCAAATCTGGCTGTATTCCCTAATTGTGGTTCCGGTTTCCTTGATTTTGATTTATCCTTTGGGAAGTGCCGGGATCGTCTATGGCCTGATTGCCGTCATTCTGGGAATTTTCTTCTTGCAAAAAGCATGGTTGCTCCTGCAAAATCCCACGGATAAACAGTTAGCAAAATCTCTGTTTAAATATTCAATTCTCTACTTAATGCTGCTGTGTACGGGAATGGTGATTGATAGTTTACCCATGACCCATGAAGTGGTGAGCGCTTGTAGCGATCGCTTTGGGATGATTGTTAGCGCCATTCCCAATGCCTAA
- a CDS encoding SGNH/GDSL hydrolase family protein, whose amino-acid sequence MKFKLQQVLLVLRQTLIIALISVAFTEIAFRVFNRINPTFIFYDNSYNRFRGKPFASDYDFYLNSRGFKDVEFDVAKAEGVYRILGIGDSFAFGVVPYQHNYHTLLESALNRRGKTVETINMGIPNLNPRDYFAVLMNEGLEVNPDLVIVSFFVGNDFLDAENQKLARPLYSYSYLASFFKFIGDMQTKYEGQTFLPENWVYNDDEPTWTYENYLQMEASRTAIYQKQNPEFTPVFDYTLSYLQRIKEICDYKNIRLLVVLLPDEVQIDPTLQKDVLQLLNAESDNFDFDLPNRQLRDALQTQQIEYLDLLDAFRTKHQTTRLYKPNDSHWNIAGNRYAAELIEQYLVEHWER is encoded by the coding sequence ATGAAGTTTAAACTCCAGCAAGTCTTGCTCGTTCTGCGTCAAACGCTGATTATTGCGCTCATTTCTGTAGCGTTTACCGAAATTGCCTTTAGAGTCTTCAATCGGATTAATCCAACCTTTATTTTTTACGATAACTCCTACAACCGTTTTCGCGGCAAACCCTTCGCCAGCGACTACGACTTTTATCTCAACTCTAGAGGCTTCAAAGATGTTGAGTTTGACGTTGCTAAAGCCGAGGGAGTTTATAGAATTCTAGGCATTGGCGATTCTTTCGCCTTTGGAGTGGTTCCCTATCAACATAACTACCACACCTTACTCGAATCTGCCTTAAACCGTCGCGGCAAAACCGTAGAAACGATTAATATGGGAATTCCCAACTTAAATCCCAGAGATTATTTCGCGGTGTTAATGAATGAGGGATTGGAAGTCAACCCCGATTTAGTGATTGTCTCCTTTTTTGTGGGGAATGACTTTTTAGATGCAGAAAATCAAAAATTAGCCAGACCTCTTTATAGTTATTCCTATCTGGCTTCCTTCTTTAAGTTCATCGGCGATATGCAAACTAAGTATGAGGGACAAACCTTCTTACCCGAAAATTGGGTTTATAACGACGATGAACCCACATGGACTTACGAAAATTACCTGCAAATGGAAGCAAGCCGAACGGCAATTTATCAAAAACAAAATCCAGAATTTACCCCTGTTTTCGATTACACCCTCAGCTATTTGCAGAGAATTAAAGAAATTTGCGATTATAAAAATATTCGCCTGTTGGTTGTCTTGCTTCCTGATGAAGTGCAAATCGATCCCACCCTACAAAAGGATGTTTTGCAGCTTTTAAACGCGGAATCTGATAATTTTGACTTCGATCTCCCTAACCGCCAACTCCGAGACGCCTTACAAACACAACAAATTGAGTATCTTGATTTGTTAGATGCCTTCCGCACAAAGCACCAAACGACTCGCCTTTACAAACCCAATGATAGCCATTGGAATATTGCCGGAAACCGTTATGCAGCCGAACTGATCGAGCAATATTTAGTCGAGCATTGGGAACGCTAG
- a CDS encoding chromophore lyase CpcT/CpeT encodes MTHSTDIATLARWMAADFSNQHQAFENPPFFAHIRVCMRPLPVELLSGASFYVEQAYDYMLNQPYRSRVLKLIAQNGHIEIENYIIHDEKKFYGASRNLERLQTLSADDLEKLPGCNMQVQWTGHSFKGNVEPGKGCIVVRKGKNTYLDSEFEIDDQKFISLDRGLDLETDEHVWGSVAGPFDFVRWQSFADEVKV; translated from the coding sequence ATGACGCATTCTACTGATATTGCCACCCTAGCCCGGTGGATGGCTGCCGATTTTAGCAATCAACATCAAGCCTTTGAAAATCCGCCCTTTTTTGCCCATATCCGCGTTTGTATGCGACCTTTACCCGTGGAATTGCTATCGGGGGCTAGCTTTTATGTCGAACAAGCCTATGATTATATGTTGAATCAGCCCTATCGCTCGCGGGTGCTAAAGTTGATTGCTCAAAACGGGCATATTGAAATTGAAAACTATATCATTCACGATGAAAAGAAGTTTTACGGAGCATCCCGCAACTTAGAACGCCTCCAAACCCTCAGCGCTGACGACTTGGAGAAATTGCCGGGATGCAATATGCAGGTGCAATGGACGGGACACAGCTTTAAAGGGAACGTCGAACCCGGAAAAGGCTGTATTGTCGTGCGGAAAGGCAAAAACACCTATCTCGATAGCGAGTTTGAAATTGACGATCAAAAGTTTATCAGTTTGGATCGCGGTTTAGATTTAGAAACCGACGAGCATGTTTGGGGTTCTGTGGCGGGGCCTTTTGATTTTGTCCGCTGGCAGAGTTTTGCGGATGAAGTCAAAGTTTAA
- a CDS encoding CTP synthase: protein MTKFVFVTGGVVSSIGKGIVAASLGRLLKSRDYSVSILKLDPYINVDPGTMSPFQHGEVFVTEDGAETDLDLGHYERFTDTSMTRLNSVTTGSIYQSVINKERRGDYQGGTVQVIPHITTEIKDRIQRVARHANPDVLITEIGGTVGDIESLPFLEAIRQFRKDVGRQNVLYMHVTLVPWIPSAGEMKTKPTQHSVKELRSIGIQPDVLVCRSDRPLPPGLKDKLSEFCDVPVRCVITAQDARSIYEVPLILEKEGLAHQTLELLHLEQRQPDLANWERLVERMYSPTRQLEIALVGKYVRLSDAYLSVVEALRHAAIAHDCELNLRWVNSEDIEANGAERYLANVQGVVVPGGFGIRGVDGKISAVEYARDHQIPFLGLCLGMQCAVVEWARHIARLDRANSAEFDADTPNPVINLLPEQQDVVDLGGTMRLGLYPCRLSPNTLAASLYQQEVIYERHRHRYEFNNAYRNLFLETGYTISGTSPDGRLVEIVELPNHPFFIATQFHPELQSRPNHPHPLFRGLVSAAIALDNAKAGIIQPPDRASISPAEVS, encoded by the coding sequence ATGACTAAGTTTGTGTTCGTGACTGGCGGTGTTGTGTCTAGCATTGGAAAGGGAATTGTCGCTGCTAGCCTAGGACGCCTGCTGAAGTCGCGAGATTATTCGGTTTCCATTCTCAAGCTAGATCCTTATATTAACGTCGATCCAGGCACCATGAGTCCGTTCCAACATGGTGAAGTTTTTGTCACTGAGGACGGCGCGGAAACGGATTTAGATTTAGGTCACTACGAGCGCTTTACCGATACTTCAATGACGCGTCTCAATAGTGTCACTACGGGATCGATTTATCAGTCGGTGATTAACAAGGAACGGCGCGGCGACTATCAAGGCGGAACGGTTCAAGTTATCCCTCACATTACCACGGAAATTAAAGACCGGATTCAACGCGTTGCCCGCCATGCGAATCCAGATGTTTTAATTACAGAGATTGGCGGTACGGTTGGCGATATTGAGTCTTTGCCCTTTTTAGAAGCGATTCGCCAGTTTCGTAAGGATGTAGGGCGGCAAAATGTGCTGTATATGCATGTTACTTTAGTGCCTTGGATTCCTTCGGCAGGGGAAATGAAAACCAAGCCGACTCAGCACTCAGTTAAGGAGTTGCGTTCGATTGGGATTCAGCCGGATGTGTTAGTCTGTCGGAGCGATCGCCCTCTTCCCCCCGGCTTAAAAGATAAGCTCTCTGAGTTTTGCGATGTGCCTGTGCGCTGCGTGATTACTGCCCAAGATGCCCGCAGTATTTACGAAGTGCCGTTAATCTTAGAAAAAGAGGGATTGGCTCATCAAACCCTAGAACTGTTGCACCTCGAACAGCGTCAACCCGATCTCGCCAATTGGGAACGCTTGGTCGAACGGATGTATAGTCCAACGCGCCAGCTAGAAATTGCCCTAGTCGGGAAATACGTGCGCCTCAGCGATGCGTATTTGTCTGTGGTGGAAGCTTTGCGCCATGCTGCGATCGCCCATGACTGCGAACTCAACCTCCGCTGGGTAAACTCCGAAGATATTGAAGCTAATGGTGCAGAACGCTATCTAGCCAACGTTCAAGGCGTTGTCGTACCGGGTGGATTTGGCATTCGCGGCGTTGATGGCAAAATTAGCGCAGTCGAGTATGCCAGAGACCATCAGATCCCGTTTTTAGGGCTATGCTTGGGAATGCAATGCGCTGTTGTGGAATGGGCGCGACACATTGCTCGCTTAGATCGGGCCAATAGTGCAGAATTTGACGCCGATACGCCTAACCCAGTCATTAACTTATTGCCAGAGCAGCAAGATGTTGTAGATTTAGGGGGGACGATGCGTCTGGGGTTATATCCCTGTCGGTTGTCGCCCAATACCCTCGCCGCTTCTCTGTATCAACAAGAGGTGATTTACGAACGCCACCGCCACCGTTATGAATTTAACAATGCTTATCGCAATCTGTTCTTAGAAACAGGTTATACCATTAGTGGCACCTCTCCCGATGGACGTTTAGTGGAAATTGTGGAACTCCCCAATCATCCATTTTTCATTGCAACTCAGTTTCATCCTGAGTTACAATCGCGTCCCAACCATCCTCATCCTTTGTTTAGAGGGCTTGTAAGTGCTGCGATCGCGCTAGATAATGCGAAGGCTGGCATCATTCAACCCCCAGATCGGGCATCCATCTCCCCTGCCGAAGTCTCTTAA
- the ctaD gene encoding cytochrome c oxidase subunit I yields the protein MAQTQVPPEAAKAAHATGNGGPEWRKYISFSTDHKVIGIQYLVTTFLFFLVGGALATAVRTELATPQADFVSRELYNSLFTVHATVMIFLWIVPAGTGGFGNYLIPLMIGARDMAFPKLNAVAFWMIPPGGILLLSSFFVGAPGAGWTSYPPLSTVSGQAGEMIWILSVLILGTSSILGAINFLVTIIKMRMPGMGYNQMPLFCWAMLSASALILLSTPVLAGALILLSFDLIVGTTFFNPTGGGDPIVYQHMFWFYSHPAVYIMILPMFGMISEILPVHARKPIFGYKAIAYSSLAISFLGLIVWAHHMFTSGTPAWLRMFFMITTMIIAVPTGIKVFSWLATLWGGKLRLNSALLFGMGFVSMFVIGGLSGIMVASVPFDIHVHDTYFVVAHLHYVLFGGSMFGIYSGLYHWFPKMTGRMLNETWGKIHFVLTLVGFNMCFLPMHWLGLQGMPRRVAEYDPEFATINLVCTIGSYILAVSTIPFIINAVWSWIYGTKATGNPWQALTLEWQTASPPPVENFYDEPVLWSGPYDYGTDLLQPGEDKSVEELLAEVNANPG from the coding sequence ATGGCACAAACACAAGTTCCACCAGAAGCCGCTAAGGCTGCCCACGCTACAGGCAACGGTGGCCCTGAATGGCGAAAATATATTAGCTTTAGTACCGACCATAAAGTCATCGGCATTCAATACCTGGTGACAACCTTCCTGTTCTTCTTAGTTGGGGGGGCTTTAGCGACCGCAGTTCGGACAGAACTGGCAACCCCCCAAGCTGATTTTGTCAGCCGCGAGCTTTACAACAGCCTGTTTACCGTTCACGCTACGGTGATGATCTTCCTGTGGATTGTTCCGGCGGGTACGGGAGGATTTGGAAACTACCTGATCCCGCTGATGATTGGGGCGCGAGATATGGCGTTTCCCAAGCTGAATGCGGTTGCCTTCTGGATGATCCCGCCTGGAGGGATCTTGCTGTTAAGCAGCTTCTTTGTGGGAGCGCCGGGAGCAGGCTGGACTTCTTACCCGCCCTTGAGTACCGTATCGGGTCAGGCGGGAGAGATGATCTGGATTTTGAGCGTCTTGATTTTGGGAACCTCGTCCATTTTGGGGGCGATTAATTTCCTAGTGACGATTATCAAAATGCGGATGCCGGGAATGGGGTATAACCAAATGCCGCTTTTCTGCTGGGCAATGCTGTCTGCTTCGGCGTTAATTTTGCTGTCAACGCCCGTGCTGGCTGGCGCGTTAATTTTGCTCAGTTTTGACCTGATTGTCGGCACGACGTTCTTTAACCCAACGGGCGGGGGCGATCCCATCGTTTACCAGCATATGTTCTGGTTCTATTCCCATCCGGCAGTCTATATTATGATTCTGCCGATGTTCGGGATGATTTCGGAGATCCTGCCCGTTCACGCCCGCAAGCCGATTTTTGGCTATAAGGCGATCGCATACTCTAGTCTAGCGATTAGCTTTTTGGGCCTAATCGTTTGGGCGCACCATATGTTCACCAGCGGCACGCCTGCTTGGTTGCGGATGTTTTTCATGATCACGACGATGATCATTGCCGTACCCACGGGGATTAAGGTCTTTAGTTGGTTGGCAACCCTGTGGGGCGGTAAACTCCGACTCAACAGTGCTTTGCTGTTTGGCATGGGCTTTGTTTCCATGTTTGTGATTGGCGGTTTGTCGGGGATTATGGTCGCTTCAGTTCCCTTTGACATCCACGTCCACGATACTTACTTTGTGGTGGCTCACCTGCACTACGTCCTGTTCGGTGGCAGCATGTTCGGGATTTATTCAGGACTCTACCACTGGTTCCCCAAGATGACGGGACGGATGCTGAACGAAACCTGGGGGAAAATTCACTTTGTACTGACGCTAGTCGGCTTTAATATGTGCTTTTTGCCGATGCACTGGTTAGGCTTGCAAGGGATGCCGCGCCGGGTTGCAGAATACGATCCAGAGTTTGCAACCATTAATTTGGTTTGTACCATTGGTTCTTATATCCTGGCGGTTTCGACCATTCCGTTTATTATCAATGCGGTTTGGAGTTGGATTTATGGCACCAAAGCCACAGGGAATCCTTGGCAGGCGTTAACGTTGGAATGGCAAACGGCTTCTCCACCTCCGGTGGAAAACTTCTACGATGAGCCGGTTTTATGGTCGGGCCCTTACGACTATGGCACGGATCTTCTCCAACCTGGGGAAGATAAGTCTGTCGAGGAACTTTTAGCCGAAGTGAATGCAAATCCGGGTTAA
- a CDS encoding heme A synthase — protein sequence MADSVLHQNLTSAERIHPQDRIRSLVFKMAIATLLLMAIGSATRVMNAGLACPDWPLCYGTLIPTQQMNLQVFLEWFHRLDASLIGLMAIALVGLSWWYRQELPKWLPWAALGALSLIVFQGILGGLTVTELLRFDIVTAHLGAALLFFSTLIVIGTLLLPYQGTGAVGKLPWIGLSAAILVYLQSLLGALVASKWALHQCLAGAQLCGVMHSHIAGVVPPTLATVVLTVLALRTPALHPLLRKLAHYAGALVLLQIILGVATFWLHLQVEPLTVAHQAVGASLLGVLVAFTVLGWRELKAPIPTLR from the coding sequence ATGGCTGACTCTGTATTACATCAAAATCTGACCTCGGCAGAGCGAATTCATCCCCAAGACCGGATTCGCAGTCTCGTGTTTAAAATGGCGATCGCAACGTTGCTGTTAATGGCAATTGGGAGCGCGACGCGGGTGATGAACGCCGGACTCGCCTGTCCCGACTGGCCGTTATGTTACGGCACCCTCATCCCCACCCAGCAGATGAATTTGCAAGTTTTTCTAGAATGGTTTCACCGTCTAGATGCCAGCTTAATCGGGCTAATGGCGATCGCGCTGGTGGGTTTAAGCTGGTGGTATCGCCAAGAACTCCCCAAATGGTTGCCCTGGGCTGCCCTGGGCGCGCTTAGTTTGATCGTCTTTCAAGGAATTCTCGGCGGACTGACCGTTACCGAACTCCTACGCTTTGATATCGTCACCGCTCATCTTGGAGCCGCCCTACTGTTCTTTTCAACCCTGATTGTCATTGGCACCCTGCTATTGCCCTATCAAGGCACCGGAGCTGTTGGCAAACTACCCTGGATCGGTCTGAGCGCCGCCATTTTAGTCTATCTACAAAGCTTGCTCGGCGCTTTGGTCGCCTCCAAATGGGCCCTCCACCAATGTCTCGCAGGCGCTCAACTCTGCGGCGTCATGCACAGCCACATCGCGGGTGTAGTGCCCCCCACTCTCGCCACCGTCGTCTTAACTGTCCTCGCGCTTCGCACGCCCGCCCTACATCCGCTCCTTCGCAAACTCGCGCATTATGCCGGGGCGTTAGTGCTGCTACAAATTATCCTCGGTGTTGCCACCTTCTGGCTGCACCTGCAAGTTGAACCCCTAACCGTGGCGCATCAAGCCGTTGGCGCATCCTTACTCGGCGTTCTCGTTGCCTTCACCGTCTTAGGCTGGCGAGAACTCAAAGCCCCCATTCCCACCCTGCGTTAA
- a CDS encoding cytochrome c oxidase subunit II yields the protein MNIPSNITTLIAGIVLTLVSLWVGQNHGLLPVAASEEAGRVDGLFNTMMTIATGLFLIVQGVLIYSAIRFRKRPGDDTDGPPIRGNIPLEIVWTAIPATIILVIGVYSFDVYNSMGGLDPMASHDHRAQEMAHQPGSAIAAPLPGTEAAKPAPSKQVALGVGASPGTQGQVADLTVNVMGLQFAWIFTYPDSGVTTSELHIPVGKEVQLNITAQDVLHAFWLPQFRLKQDAIPGRPSELRFKAQKVGEYPIVCAELCGSYHGAMKSQIFVESPEDFDAWLQSQIAANSDNLQQAVAYGSERSEADYLAARAPELGIDVNTLGQVRPPAAHHHAI from the coding sequence GTGAATATTCCAAGTAACATTACAACGTTAATTGCCGGGATCGTGCTGACCCTTGTCAGCCTATGGGTTGGTCAAAATCATGGACTCCTGCCCGTGGCTGCTTCCGAGGAGGCGGGGCGGGTCGATGGTTTATTTAACACGATGATGACAATTGCCACTGGCTTATTTTTAATTGTCCAAGGCGTGTTGATCTACTCTGCCATACGCTTTCGGAAACGTCCGGGGGACGACACCGACGGCCCTCCGATTCGGGGCAACATTCCCCTAGAGATTGTCTGGACGGCGATCCCGGCAACGATCATTCTGGTGATCGGCGTCTACAGTTTTGATGTGTACAATAGCATGGGCGGTCTTGACCCAATGGCGTCTCACGACCATCGCGCTCAAGAAATGGCTCATCAGCCCGGATCGGCGATCGCAGCTCCCTTACCGGGCACAGAAGCGGCAAAACCCGCCCCATCTAAACAAGTTGCCCTCGGCGTTGGAGCCTCTCCAGGCACTCAAGGTCAAGTGGCTGACTTAACCGTCAATGTTATGGGCTTGCAGTTTGCTTGGATCTTTACCTACCCAGACAGCGGCGTGACCACCAGCGAACTTCACATTCCCGTGGGCAAAGAAGTCCAACTCAACATTACCGCCCAAGATGTGTTACACGCGTTTTGGTTGCCCCAGTTTAGACTCAAACAAGATGCCATTCCGGGGCGACCGAGCGAACTGCGCTTTAAAGCCCAAAAAGTCGGCGAATATCCCATCGTCTGTGCCGAATTGTGCGGTTCCTATCATGGAGCCATGAAGTCTCAAATCTTTGTTGAATCTCCTGAAGATTTTGACGCTTGGCTGCAAAGCCAAATTGCTGCAAACTCAGACAACCTGCAACAAGCCGTCGCCTATGGCTCCGAGCGCTCTGAAGCCGACTATTTGGCCGCTCGTGCCCCTGAGTTAGGGATTGATGTCAATACCCTTGGGCAAGTTCGCCCTCCTGCGGCTCACCATCACGCAATCTAA